The Kitasatospora setae KM-6054 genome contains a region encoding:
- a CDS encoding homoserine dehydrogenase has translation MMRTRPLKVALLGCGVVGSEVARIMTTTADDLAARIGAPVELAGIAVRRPGRPRPGAPEHLLTTDAEALVGRGDIDVVIEVVGGIEPSKSLILKAFEGGASVVSANKALLAKDGAELHAAAAAAGVDLYYEAAVAGAIPLLRPLRESLAGDKVNRVLGIVNGTTNFILDKMDSTGAGYSEALEEATALGYAEADPTADVEGFDAAAKAAILAGIAFHTKVTAADVYREGITEVTAADIASARQMGCVVKLLAICERAADGASVTARVHPAMIPLSHPLASVREAYNAVFVEAEAAGRLMFYGPGAGGAPTASAVLGDLVAVCRNKLNGATGPGDSVYAQLPAKAMDQVVTRYHVSLDVDDRAGVLAQVASVFAEHGVSIDTVRQQGRDGDAALVVVTHRATDAALSATVDKLRALDSVRDVASIMRVEGE, from the coding sequence ATGATGCGTACGCGCCCGCTGAAGGTGGCGTTGCTGGGCTGTGGTGTGGTGGGCTCCGAGGTGGCGCGCATCATGACGACGACGGCCGACGACCTCGCCGCGCGCATCGGCGCCCCGGTCGAGCTCGCCGGCATCGCGGTCCGCCGGCCCGGGCGCCCGCGCCCCGGGGCCCCCGAGCACCTGCTCACCACCGACGCCGAGGCGCTGGTCGGCCGCGGCGACATCGACGTGGTGATCGAGGTGGTGGGCGGCATCGAGCCGTCCAAGTCGCTGATCCTGAAAGCCTTCGAGGGCGGCGCCTCGGTCGTCTCGGCCAACAAGGCGCTGCTCGCCAAGGACGGCGCCGAACTGCACGCCGCGGCCGCCGCGGCCGGCGTCGACCTGTACTACGAGGCCGCCGTCGCCGGGGCGATCCCGCTGCTGCGCCCGCTGCGCGAGTCGCTGGCCGGCGACAAGGTGAACCGGGTGCTGGGCATCGTCAACGGCACCACCAACTTCATCCTCGACAAGATGGACTCCACCGGCGCCGGGTACTCCGAGGCGCTGGAGGAGGCCACCGCGCTGGGCTACGCCGAGGCCGACCCGACCGCCGACGTGGAGGGCTTCGACGCCGCCGCCAAGGCCGCCATCCTGGCCGGGATCGCCTTCCACACCAAGGTCACCGCCGCGGACGTCTACCGCGAGGGCATCACCGAGGTCACCGCCGCCGACATCGCCTCCGCCCGCCAGATGGGCTGCGTGGTCAAGCTGCTGGCGATCTGCGAGCGGGCCGCCGACGGCGCCTCGGTCACCGCCCGGGTGCACCCGGCGATGATCCCGCTCAGCCACCCGCTGGCGTCCGTCCGGGAGGCGTACAACGCGGTCTTCGTCGAGGCCGAGGCGGCCGGCCGGCTGATGTTCTACGGCCCCGGCGCGGGCGGCGCCCCGACCGCCTCCGCGGTCCTCGGCGACCTGGTCGCGGTCTGCCGCAACAAGCTGAACGGCGCCACCGGCCCCGGCGACTCGGTCTACGCCCAGCTGCCCGCCAAGGCGATGGACCAGGTGGTCACCCGCTACCACGTCAGCCTCGACGTGGACGACCGCGCGGGCGTGCTCGCCCAGGTCGCCTCGGTCTTCGCCGAGCACGGCGTCTCCATCGACACCGTGCGCCAGCAGGGCCGCGACGGCGACGCCGCGCTCGTCGTGGTCACCCACCGCGCCACCGACGCCGCCCTGTCGGCGACGGTCGACAAGCTCCGCGCACTGGACAGCGTGCGCGACGTGGCCAGCATCATGCGGGTCGAAGGGGAATAG
- the thrC gene encoding threonine synthase, with product MNAIAESTARGSHTHQWRGLIEEYRDRLPVSDSTPVVTLLEGGTPLVPAQVLSERTGCDVYLKVEGANPTGSFKDRGMTMAISKAKEDGAQAVICASTGNTSASAAAYAVRAGMVSAVLVPQGKIALGKMGQALVHGAKILQVDGNFDDCLTLARELSEKYPVALVNSVNPVRIEGQKTAAFEIVDMLGDAPDLHVLPVGNAGNITAYWKGYREYAADGLATRTPRMWGFQASGSAPIVDGAPVLKPQTIATAIRIGNPASWDYALAARDESGGLIDKVTDRQILAAYRLLAAQEGVFVEPASAASVAGLLAKAEAGLVDPGQRIVCTVTGNGLKDPDWAVAGAPQPQVVPIDPEAAARRLGLLD from the coding sequence ATGAACGCCATTGCCGAAAGCACCGCCCGAGGCAGCCACACCCACCAGTGGCGCGGCCTCATCGAGGAGTACCGCGACCGCCTCCCGGTCTCCGACTCCACCCCCGTGGTGACCCTGCTGGAGGGCGGCACGCCGCTCGTCCCCGCCCAGGTGCTCTCCGAGCGCACCGGCTGCGACGTCTACCTCAAGGTCGAGGGCGCCAACCCGACCGGCTCCTTCAAGGACCGCGGGATGACGATGGCCATCTCCAAGGCCAAGGAGGACGGCGCGCAGGCCGTCATCTGCGCGTCCACCGGCAACACCTCGGCCTCCGCCGCCGCCTACGCGGTGCGGGCCGGGATGGTCTCCGCCGTGCTCGTCCCGCAGGGCAAGATCGCCCTCGGCAAGATGGGCCAGGCGCTGGTGCACGGCGCCAAGATCCTGCAGGTCGACGGCAACTTCGACGACTGCCTGACGCTGGCCCGCGAGCTCTCCGAGAAGTACCCGGTGGCGCTGGTCAACTCGGTCAACCCGGTCCGCATCGAGGGCCAGAAGACCGCCGCCTTCGAGATCGTCGACATGCTCGGCGACGCCCCCGACCTGCACGTCCTGCCGGTCGGCAACGCGGGCAACATCACCGCCTACTGGAAGGGCTACCGCGAGTACGCGGCGGACGGCCTGGCCACCCGCACCCCCCGGATGTGGGGCTTCCAGGCGTCCGGCTCGGCCCCGATCGTGGACGGCGCGCCGGTGCTCAAGCCGCAGACCATCGCCACCGCGATCCGGATCGGCAACCCGGCCTCCTGGGACTACGCGCTGGCCGCCCGGGACGAGTCCGGCGGCCTGATCGACAAGGTGACGGACCGTCAGATCCTGGCCGCCTACCGCCTGTTGGCCGCGCAGGAGGGCGTCTTCGTGGAGCCCGCCTCCGCCGCCTCGGTGGCCGGCCTGCTGGCCAAGGCCGAGGCCGGCCTGGTCGACCCCGGCCAGCGGATCGTCTGCACCGTCACCGGCAACGGCCTCAAGGACCCGGACTGGGCGGTGGCCGGCGCGCCGCAGCCGCAGGTCGTCCCGATCGACCCGGAGGCGGCCGCCCGCCGCCTCGGGCTGCTCGACTGA
- the thrB gene encoding homoserine kinase — protein MAGPAFRAAAVRVRVPATSANLGPGFDAFGLALGLYDDVVVRVADSGLTVDIAGEGAENLARDERHLVVRSMRAAFDRLGGQPRGLEVVCANRIPHGRGLGSSSAAICAGIVAARAVTIGGASALGDDALLALASELEGHPDNVAACLRGNFTVAWTEDGGARTVTLDPSDRVVPVVFIPSTEVLTEAARGLLPKTVPLADAALNAGRAALLVEALTRRPELLLAATEDRLHQDYRASAMPDSAALVAALRSEGVPAVISGAGPTVLALTDEASAVKVLNFAGAQFAAHRLELDRTGATVLPLDM, from the coding sequence ATGGCCGGTCCCGCGTTCCGCGCCGCCGCCGTCCGGGTCCGCGTCCCCGCGACCAGCGCCAACCTCGGACCCGGCTTCGACGCCTTCGGCCTCGCCCTGGGGCTCTACGACGACGTGGTGGTCCGGGTCGCCGACTCCGGCCTGACCGTGGACATCGCCGGCGAGGGCGCCGAGAACCTCGCCCGCGACGAGCGCCACCTGGTGGTCCGCTCGATGCGCGCCGCCTTCGACCGGCTCGGCGGCCAGCCGCGCGGCCTCGAAGTGGTCTGCGCCAACCGGATACCGCACGGCCGCGGCCTGGGCTCCTCGTCCGCCGCGATCTGCGCCGGCATCGTCGCCGCCCGCGCCGTCACCATCGGCGGCGCCTCCGCGCTCGGCGACGACGCGCTGCTCGCCCTCGCCTCCGAGCTGGAGGGCCACCCGGACAACGTCGCGGCCTGTCTGCGCGGCAACTTCACGGTGGCCTGGACCGAGGACGGCGGGGCCCGCACCGTCACGCTCGACCCCTCCGACCGGGTCGTGCCGGTCGTGTTCATCCCCTCCACCGAGGTGCTCACCGAGGCCGCCCGCGGCCTGCTGCCCAAGACCGTGCCGCTGGCCGACGCCGCGCTCAACGCGGGCCGCGCCGCCCTGCTGGTCGAGGCGCTGACCCGCCGCCCCGAGCTGCTGCTCGCCGCCACCGAGGACCGCCTGCACCAGGACTACCGGGCCTCCGCGATGCCGGACAGCGCCGCGCTGGTCGCCGCCCTGCGCTCGGAGGGCGTGCCCGCCGTCATCTCGGGTGCCGGACCGACCGTGCTCGCGCTCACCGACGAGGCCAGTGCGGTGAAGGTCCTCAACTTCGCCGGGGCGCAGTTCGCGGCGCACCGGCTGGAGCTGGACCGCACCGGCGCCACCGTCCTGCCGCTCGACATGTGA